In the genome of Opitutia bacterium KCR 482, one region contains:
- a CDS encoding FAD-dependent oxidoreductase has protein sequence MENRDFDKMGRRKFLSASTMSLLGYSFMVSLPAKAEDAAGGEKAGITPLGKKIESSLAGRAFDASGEPNMEKIGLDCDVLVAGGGLAGVCAAIASARAGAKTILVQDRSRLGGNSSSEVRMHPLGIWSHKVGWREAGILEEIKLEHSVKNPQMSWEMWDLVLYDKCVSEKNLTLLLDTSVYLAETADGRIKSVMARSDHSLKIYKISAKQFVDCTGDARIAMEAGATLMSGREGSKKYGEELADIYELGKHLCASVIYTSKDCGKPTPFTPPSWAKKITAEDLKFRDPRASGFGMGYAFISHGGMADTLRDTEVLRFELLSIILGVWDYIKNSGKFPETANLALDSVGMIPAKRDTYRVLGEHIFTVHDIKGKWREMPDQIAAAGWALEDQTSKGFYAERHKKPAIFAGKIDYYNIPFGSLVAKDFPNLLMAGRDISCSHMAFSSTRIMNTCATTGQVSGTAAALCAAEGISPKDILKSPEKFSAFQQRMLRDGVIIAGVKNSDPLDLARSAKISASSCAASAKPENVVSGMFYDALGSCENRWIAPIIDKPALKLEWDSPKEISKIILNLDTGCRMLTITRQPNFFKRLALGAQPECLRDYRIVATLADGSKKTLAEVKGNYQKRAEHDFEKVAAKSVELECLATNGSDTASVFEVRVYA, from the coding sequence ATGGAAAATAGGGATTTCGACAAAATGGGAAGAAGAAAGTTTCTGAGCGCGTCGACAATGTCGCTTCTCGGATACTCCTTCATGGTAAGTCTGCCCGCCAAGGCGGAAGACGCCGCGGGCGGCGAAAAGGCGGGAATTACGCCGCTCGGCAAAAAGATAGAAAGCTCGCTTGCGGGCAGGGCGTTCGACGCTTCGGGAGAGCCGAACATGGAGAAAATCGGCCTCGACTGCGACGTGCTCGTTGCGGGCGGCGGCCTTGCGGGCGTGTGCGCGGCGATAGCATCGGCGCGGGCTGGGGCGAAAACGATTTTGGTTCAGGACAGGTCGAGGCTCGGCGGCAATTCAAGCTCCGAGGTGCGCATGCACCCGCTCGGAATTTGGAGCCACAAGGTCGGCTGGCGCGAGGCGGGAATTTTGGAGGAAATCAAGCTTGAACACTCCGTCAAGAACCCCCAGATGTCGTGGGAAATGTGGGACTTGGTTTTGTACGACAAATGCGTGTCGGAAAAGAACCTCACCCTTCTGCTCGACACTTCCGTATACCTCGCCGAAACGGCGGACGGGCGGATAAAATCAGTCATGGCGCGCAGCGACCACTCGCTCAAAATCTACAAAATTTCCGCCAAGCAGTTTGTGGACTGCACGGGCGACGCGCGAATCGCCATGGAAGCGGGCGCAACGCTGATGTCTGGGCGAGAAGGCTCCAAAAAATACGGCGAGGAGCTTGCCGACATCTACGAGCTCGGCAAGCACCTGTGCGCGTCGGTAATCTACACTTCGAAAGACTGCGGCAAACCCACGCCGTTTACGCCGCCCTCGTGGGCGAAGAAAATTACGGCGGAGGACTTGAAGTTCCGCGACCCCCGCGCGAGCGGCTTCGGCATGGGCTACGCGTTCATTTCGCACGGCGGCATGGCGGACACTTTGCGCGACACCGAAGTGCTGCGCTTCGAGCTGCTGTCGATAATTTTGGGCGTGTGGGACTACATCAAAAACAGCGGAAAATTCCCCGAAACCGCAAACCTCGCCCTCGACTCCGTCGGAATGATTCCCGCAAAGCGCGACACTTACAGGGTGCTCGGCGAGCACATTTTCACCGTCCACGACATCAAGGGCAAGTGGCGCGAAATGCCCGACCAAATCGCCGCCGCGGGCTGGGCTTTGGAGGACCAAACCTCAAAGGGCTTCTACGCCGAACGCCACAAAAAGCCCGCGATTTTCGCCGGGAAGATAGACTACTACAACATACCGTTCGGCTCTCTTGTGGCAAAGGATTTTCCGAACCTGCTCATGGCGGGGCGCGACATCAGTTGCAGCCACATGGCGTTTTCCTCGACGCGCATAATGAACACCTGCGCGACGACGGGGCAGGTGTCGGGCACGGCGGCGGCGTTGTGCGCGGCGGAGGGAATTTCGCCGAAAGACATTTTGAAGTCTCCCGAAAAATTTTCGGCGTTCCAGCAGCGCATGCTCCGCGACGGCGTGATTATCGCGGGCGTCAAAAATTCCGATCCGCTCGACTTGGCGCGGTCTGCGAAGATTTCGGCGAGCTCCTGCGCGGCGTCCGCCAAGCCCGAAAACGTTGTTTCGGGAATGTTCTACGACGCCCTCGGCAGCTGCGAAAACCGCTGGATTGCACCGATTATAGACAAGCCCGCGCTCAAGCTCGAATGGGATTCGCCGAAGGAGATTTCCAAAATAATACTCAACCTCGACACGGGTTGCCGCATGCTCACAATTACGCGCCAGCCCAACTTTTTCAAAAGGCTCGCGCTCGGCGCGCAGCCCGAATGCCTGCGCGACTACCGCATTGTAGCAACCCTCGCCGACGGCTCTAAAAAGACGCTTGCGGAAGTTAAGGGCAACTACCAGAAGCGCGCGGAGCACGATTTCGAAAAAGTCGCCGCAAAGTCGGTCGAGCTTGAATGCCTTGCCACAAACGGCTCCGACACCGCCTCTGTCTTCGAGGTGCGCGTCTATGCGTAG
- a CDS encoding endonuclease/exonuclease/phosphatase family protein, which yields MKSIIAGIMASFAAQFLLCSCFVEKTVPPRENAECRATANVASFNMLYFADKPYWEKRRAQIPALMKYHEFDICGSQELSIEQAEWILSQLGSAWAAEFNNPKIEPNGKSWAMNVVIFYKASRFERLDGGTFWFGPNPYPPEKRTVGWGVGGEKQNRFCAWIKLRDKLSGREFVFFDLHLNSRNKPDREKSFDLLVSEVPKIAGKTPFVIVGDFNTREKEMIDKFESSGLLRNSRDISQTPHYGPEPTYIGVKPDPKRWLSRPIDFVFVSNGMEVLKHAHISDTFEDVRLSDHMPVLAKIVLPATR from the coding sequence ATGAAAAGTATAATCGCAGGCATTATGGCGTCGTTTGCGGCGCAGTTTTTGCTATGCTCGTGCTTCGTCGAAAAAACCGTGCCTCCACGCGAAAATGCGGAGTGCCGCGCGACGGCAAACGTAGCGTCGTTCAACATGCTCTATTTCGCCGACAAGCCCTATTGGGAAAAACGGCGCGCGCAAATTCCCGCGCTCATGAAATACCACGAGTTCGACATATGCGGCTCGCAGGAGCTGTCGATAGAGCAGGCGGAGTGGATTTTATCGCAGCTCGGCTCTGCCTGGGCGGCGGAATTCAACAACCCGAAAATCGAGCCGAACGGCAAAAGCTGGGCGATGAACGTCGTCATTTTCTACAAGGCGTCGCGCTTCGAACGTCTCGACGGCGGCACGTTCTGGTTCGGTCCGAACCCGTATCCGCCCGAAAAGCGGACGGTCGGCTGGGGCGTCGGCGGCGAAAAGCAGAACCGCTTTTGCGCGTGGATAAAACTGCGCGACAAACTTTCGGGGCGCGAGTTTGTGTTCTTCGACCTCCACCTGAACAGCCGCAACAAGCCCGACAGGGAAAAGTCCTTCGATTTGCTCGTTTCGGAAGTGCCGAAAATCGCAGGCAAAACGCCTTTCGTAATCGTGGGCGATTTCAACACGCGCGAAAAGGAAATGATAGACAAGTTCGAGTCGTCGGGGCTTCTGCGCAACTCGCGCGACATCTCGCAAACGCCGCACTACGGCCCCGAACCCACTTACATAGGCGTCAAGCCCGACCCCAAGCGCTGGCTGTCGCGCCCGATAGACTTCGTGTTCGTCTCGAACGGAATGGAGGTGCTCAAACACGCGCACATTTCCGACACTTTCGAGGACGTGCGGCTGTCCGACCACATGCCCGTTCTCGCGAAAATCGTCCTTCCCGCGACGCGCTGA
- a CDS encoding bifunctional UDP-4-keto-pentose/UDP-xylose synthase: MASKKIFIMGVNGFIGSSLAWKILQKTEWEIVGMDLGTNKIGHCLGNPRFAFFEKNIFTDKDWIEEQIKECDVVVPLVAIATPTLYVKDPLRVYELDYESNIDIVKKCAKYGKRIVFPSTSEVYGMCPDRNFDEYNSPLVLGPVPKERWIYSCIKQMLDRVIWAYGNHAGLKFTLFRPFNFIGPKLDDITAPKEGSSRVLTQFAHNIINGKPIKLVDGGAQKRSFTFIDDGIECLLKILENKDGCADGKIFNIGNPYMEFSIKELADMLVELFGEYPEYAERAKNAKIESVSSEEYYGKGYQDVSRRMPSIAEAEKVLGWKPTTDLRTALKLTLDYHLLKKDYELGETSK, encoded by the coding sequence ATGGCATCTAAGAAAATCTTTATCATGGGCGTCAACGGGTTTATCGGCTCGTCGCTCGCGTGGAAAATCCTCCAAAAGACCGAATGGGAAATCGTCGGCATGGACTTGGGCACAAATAAAATCGGGCACTGCCTCGGCAACCCGCGCTTCGCGTTCTTCGAAAAAAATATCTTCACCGACAAAGACTGGATTGAAGAACAAATAAAAGAGTGCGACGTCGTTGTGCCGCTCGTGGCAATCGCGACACCCACGCTCTACGTCAAAGACCCCCTGCGCGTATACGAGCTGGACTACGAGTCGAACATCGACATCGTGAAAAAATGCGCAAAGTACGGCAAACGCATCGTCTTTCCCTCGACTTCGGAAGTCTACGGCATGTGCCCCGACCGGAATTTCGACGAGTACAATTCGCCGCTCGTCCTCGGTCCCGTCCCGAAAGAACGCTGGATTTACTCGTGCATCAAGCAGATGCTCGACCGCGTAATCTGGGCGTACGGCAACCACGCGGGGCTGAAATTCACGCTCTTCCGCCCCTTCAATTTCATCGGCCCGAAACTCGACGACATCACCGCCCCGAAGGAAGGCTCGTCGCGCGTGCTCACGCAGTTCGCGCACAACATCATCAACGGCAAGCCGATTAAGCTCGTAGACGGCGGAGCGCAAAAGCGCAGCTTCACGTTCATCGACGACGGCATAGAGTGCCTGCTCAAAATTTTGGAAAACAAGGACGGCTGCGCCGACGGAAAGATTTTCAACATCGGCAACCCCTACATGGAATTTTCAATCAAAGAGCTTGCCGACATGCTCGTGGAGCTTTTCGGCGAATATCCCGAATACGCCGAACGCGCGAAGAACGCGAAAATCGAAAGCGTTTCGAGCGAGGAATACTACGGCAAGGGCTATCAGGACGTGTCGCGGCGCATGCCGTCGATTGCCGAGGCCGAGAAAGTTCTCGGCTGGAAACCGACCACCGACCTGCGCACCGCGCTAAAACTTACGCTCGACTACCACCTGCTCAAAAAGGACTACGAGCTTGGCGAAACTTCGAAATAA
- a CDS encoding polysaccharide deacetylase family protein codes for MKLAVKVDIDTYRGTREGVPNLCKLFRKHGVPATLLFSMGPDNTGKALRRIFRKGFLKKCLRSNVAGNYGLKTLLYGTLLKAPRIGKLCADQMRAARDDGFECGIHCWDHFKWQDYLPTMRPTEIEAEFTKARVEFEKIFGYEPKFCGAPGWQITPDALEVEDGANLLYASDVRGGLPFVPTMGGRKFKTLQIPSTLLTLDEVLGLTPLEKVADTHIAEMRKIGHSVMTAHAELEGMAYLEWFDAFLSKVKSEGAKFYSLADYAKEILANPQTVRTAEIKMSPFTGRSGTLAVQS; via the coding sequence ATGAAGCTTGCCGTAAAAGTCGACATCGACACATACCGCGGGACGCGCGAGGGCGTTCCAAACCTCTGCAAACTTTTTAGGAAACACGGCGTTCCCGCGACGCTGCTGTTTTCGATGGGCCCCGACAATACGGGCAAGGCGCTCCGCAGGATTTTCAGGAAAGGGTTTCTGAAAAAGTGCCTGCGTTCGAATGTCGCGGGCAACTACGGGCTGAAAACCCTGCTCTACGGCACGCTGCTCAAAGCCCCGCGCATAGGCAAGCTTTGCGCCGACCAGATGCGGGCGGCTCGCGACGACGGCTTCGAATGCGGAATCCACTGCTGGGACCACTTCAAATGGCAGGACTATCTTCCGACAATGCGCCCGACGGAAATCGAGGCGGAGTTCACAAAGGCGCGCGTCGAGTTCGAAAAAATCTTCGGCTACGAACCCAAGTTTTGCGGCGCACCCGGCTGGCAGATTACGCCCGACGCGCTCGAAGTGGAGGACGGCGCAAACCTCCTCTACGCTTCCGACGTGCGGGGCGGCTTGCCGTTTGTGCCCACAATGGGCGGCAGAAAATTCAAAACGCTTCAAATTCCCTCGACACTGCTGACGCTCGACGAAGTCTTGGGGCTTACGCCGCTCGAAAAAGTCGCCGACACGCACATTGCGGAGATGCGGAAAATCGGGCACTCGGTAATGACCGCGCACGCCGAGCTTGAAGGCATGGCGTATTTGGAGTGGTTCGACGCATTCCTTTCGAAAGTAAAATCGGAGGGCGCGAAATTTTACTCCCTTGCCGACTACGCCAAGGAGATTCTGGCGAATCCGCAAACCGTGCGCACAGCCGAAATCAAAATGTCGCCGTTCACGGGGCGTTCGGGGACGCTCGCGGTTCAGTCCTGA
- a CDS encoding exonuclease domain-containing protein, which produces MDFTAIDFETANASRASICAVGLVRVENGEAVEQFHRLVNPQCSFNFYNTAVHGITAFDVRDAPCFCDVYEDMKPFLADNVVAHNAAFDISCLRSSLERYDIAAPDFDYFCTLCISRKVLANLPSRKLDVLAQYYGLGDFNHHNALDDARICAQLFGIFSDRCDVAPLKKSFREKTVRRSKPDVFESARRTLDRARKHEERRALHTPQTDLEFDYSPVDFSKTFVVSGDFGEMGAQYVEGLIARQGGRIRRTVDAETDYVVVADSPSAAWGAGEYGREIDAALGYGRAKFLRMSHLLREIM; this is translated from the coding sequence ATGGATTTTACGGCGATAGATTTCGAAACCGCCAACGCAAGCCGCGCGTCGATATGCGCGGTCGGGCTTGTGCGCGTCGAAAACGGGGAGGCCGTGGAGCAGTTCCACAGGCTTGTGAACCCGCAGTGTTCGTTCAATTTCTACAACACGGCGGTTCACGGAATAACCGCGTTCGACGTCCGCGACGCCCCGTGCTTCTGCGATGTCTACGAAGACATGAAGCCCTTTCTTGCCGACAACGTCGTTGCGCACAACGCGGCGTTCGACATCTCTTGCCTTCGCTCTTCGCTCGAACGCTACGACATCGCCGCGCCCGACTTCGACTATTTCTGCACGCTTTGCATAAGCCGTAAGGTGCTCGCAAACCTGCCGAGCCGCAAGCTCGACGTTCTTGCGCAGTACTACGGACTGGGCGACTTCAACCACCACAACGCGCTCGACGACGCCAGAATTTGCGCCCAGCTTTTCGGGATATTCTCCGACAGGTGCGACGTTGCGCCGCTGAAAAAAAGCTTCCGCGAAAAGACCGTCCGCCGCTCTAAGCCCGACGTTTTCGAGTCGGCTCGGCGAACCCTCGACCGCGCCCGAAAACACGAGGAGCGGCGCGCCTTGCACACCCCGCAGACCGACTTGGAGTTCGACTACTCGCCCGTGGATTTTTCGAAGACATTTGTCGTAAGCGGCGATTTCGGCGAAATGGGAGCACAGTACGTGGAGGGGCTGATTGCGCGGCAGGGCGGACGCATTCGGCGAACAGTGGACGCCGAGACCGACTACGTTGTCGTGGCGGACAGCCCGTCGGCGGCGTGGGGCGCGGGCGAGTACGGGCGCGAGATTGACGCGGCTCTTGGCTACGGACGCGCAAAGTTTTTGAGAATGTCGCACTTATTGCGCGAGATTATGTAG
- a CDS encoding energy-coupling factor transporter transmembrane component T, translating into MAKLKVPKMVALQLLLTARYLRTLAEEASIMRRACVLRSPSHPKIRMRHFPHMIVSLLLRSADRADGIFAAMQNRGLAGIPARAG; encoded by the coding sequence CTGGCAAAACTGAAAGTTCCGAAAATGGTTGCGCTCCAACTTCTGCTCACGGCAAGATACCTCCGCACTCTCGCCGAGGAAGCATCGATAATGCGCAGGGCGTGCGTGCTGAGGTCGCCGTCGCACCCGAAAATCAGAATGCGGCATTTTCCGCACATGATAGTTTCGCTCCTGTTGCGGAGCGCGGACAGAGCCGACGGCATTTTCGCCGCAATGCAAAACAGGGGACTTGCCGGCATTCCCGCGCGGGCGGGGTAG
- a CDS encoding phosphate propanoyltransferase, with protein MNLYKDTPRTKIEQLVRETVYKELNLPVPHPAEGPNPLVVNVSARHVHLTQEAVEALFGKGYQLNVHKWLYQKGQFAAKESITLIGPRSRVISNLRILGPCRKESQVELALTDARALGFDVPPRNSGDLKGTPGCMLMGPAGFYEMPFGVIRAARHVHMSPADAEFYGVKDKDMMKLRVYGENSIVFENLLCRVDSALKLEVHIDTDEGNACDLNPHSLCELVK; from the coding sequence ATGAATCTTTATAAAGATACTCCGCGCACAAAAATAGAACAGCTTGTTCGCGAAACGGTATACAAAGAACTGAACCTGCCCGTTCCGCACCCCGCGGAAGGGCCGAATCCGTTGGTCGTGAACGTCAGCGCGCGCCACGTGCACCTCACGCAGGAGGCGGTCGAGGCTCTGTTCGGCAAGGGCTACCAGCTCAACGTCCACAAATGGCTCTATCAAAAAGGGCAGTTTGCCGCAAAGGAATCCATTACCCTCATCGGTCCGCGCAGCAGGGTTATTTCCAACCTGCGCATTTTGGGCCCGTGCCGCAAGGAAAGCCAAGTCGAGCTTGCCCTGACCGACGCCCGCGCATTGGGCTTCGACGTTCCCCCTAGAAACAGCGGCGACTTGAAGGGAACGCCCGGCTGCATGCTCATGGGCCCCGCGGGCTTTTACGAAATGCCCTTCGGGGTAATCCGCGCGGCGCGGCACGTGCACATGAGTCCCGCCGACGCCGAATTCTACGGCGTGAAAGACAAGGACATGATGAAGCTTCGCGTCTACGGCGAAAACTCCATTGTGTTCGAAAATCTCCTTTGCAGGGTTGATTCCGCGCTAAAACTCGAAGTCCACATCGATACAGACGAGGGCAACGCGTGCGACCTCAACCCGCACTCGCTGTGCGAGCTTGTGAAATAA
- a CDS encoding BMC domain-containing protein, producing the protein MSQSLGMIETRGFTGCVEATDAMVKAANVELVKQVQIGGGYVTAIVRGDVGSVKAAVEAGKQAAQAVGELVGANIIASPHPTLLEKMGL; encoded by the coding sequence ATGAGTCAGTCATTGGGAATGATAGAAACCCGCGGTTTTACCGGTTGCGTTGAAGCGACCGACGCGATGGTCAAGGCGGCGAACGTCGAACTCGTCAAGCAGGTGCAAATCGGCGGCGGATACGTCACGGCGATTGTGCGCGGCGACGTCGGCAGCGTAAAGGCGGCGGTCGAAGCGGGCAAACAGGCGGCGCAGGCGGTCGGCGAACTTGTGGGCGCGAACATCATCGCAAGCCCGCACCCGACGCTTCTCGAAAAAATGGGTCTCTAA
- a CDS encoding BMC domain-containing protein, translating to MKQALAMVETKGFVAAMQAADAAVKAANVELLGWKKVGSGLVAVFFTGDVASAKAALDSAVEAAGRIGEVSSADVIARPHDDLSKLGCFSF from the coding sequence ATGAAACAGGCATTGGCAATGGTTGAAACCAAGGGTTTTGTTGCGGCTATGCAGGCTGCCGACGCGGCTGTCAAGGCGGCGAACGTGGAACTTTTGGGCTGGAAAAAAGTCGGAAGCGGCCTCGTGGCGGTATTCTTCACGGGCGACGTGGCATCGGCAAAGGCGGCGTTGGACTCGGCGGTCGAAGCGGCGGGCCGCATCGGCGAAGTTTCGTCCGCCGACGTAATCGCGCGTCCGCACGACGACCTCTCGAAACTCGGCTGCTTCTCGTTCTAA
- a CDS encoding acetate kinase, with the protein MKRILIANVGSTSYKYTVFDVSETCKELVRGGIERVSDYELAIARSLEDLAGKGIPKESIDAVAFKTVLGKDLSGLRDADSKVLDALEAMSYVAPAHNPPYAAAIRAFAKVLPSARGVVLFETSFYRWADAAWKRYAVPKSWDEIGIRRNGFHGASHKFAAERVAELCGEAEAAESARMLYVNDGPMKLAKPFRMVNCHLGGSSSVCGILNGAAVGSSMGFTPQSGLPQNNRVGDLDSMAIPFAMKTLGITAEEAASELSKKGGLLGISGVSNDMRDVRAAAEAGNRDAELAIDVLAYAARSYIGQFMAQMGGLDAIGFSGGIAENNPWLRAKILDPLAGLGVVVDAEKNSKLVKAEGVFSSPDSKIKAVAVVANEEIVIAREAAGYLKK; encoded by the coding sequence GTGAAAAGAATTCTGATAGCAAACGTAGGTTCGACAAGCTACAAGTACACGGTTTTCGACGTGTCGGAAACGTGCAAGGAGCTTGTGCGCGGGGGAATCGAAAGAGTCTCCGACTACGAACTTGCGATTGCGCGCTCGCTTGAAGACTTGGCGGGAAAGGGCATTCCGAAAGAGTCGATTGACGCCGTTGCGTTCAAGACGGTCTTGGGTAAAGACCTGTCGGGACTGCGCGACGCCGACTCGAAAGTGCTCGACGCCCTCGAAGCCATGAGCTACGTTGCGCCCGCGCACAACCCGCCCTACGCGGCGGCGATACGCGCGTTCGCAAAGGTTCTTCCGTCGGCGCGGGGCGTGGTGCTGTTCGAAACGTCGTTCTACCGCTGGGCGGACGCGGCGTGGAAACGCTACGCCGTGCCGAAAAGCTGGGACGAAATCGGAATTCGCAGAAACGGCTTCCACGGGGCGAGCCACAAATTCGCCGCCGAACGCGTCGCGGAGCTTTGCGGAGAGGCTGAGGCCGCCGAAAGCGCGCGCATGCTGTACGTCAACGACGGGCCGATGAAGCTTGCAAAACCGTTCAGAATGGTGAACTGCCACTTGGGCGGGTCGTCGTCGGTTTGCGGCATACTAAACGGCGCGGCGGTCGGTTCGAGCATGGGCTTCACGCCCCAGAGCGGGCTTCCCCAAAACAACAGAGTTGGCGACTTGGACTCGATGGCGATTCCCTTCGCAATGAAAACGCTGGGAATTACCGCCGAAGAGGCGGCGTCGGAACTGTCCAAAAAAGGCGGGCTTCTCGGAATAAGCGGCGTCTCCAACGACATGCGCGACGTCCGCGCGGCGGCGGAGGCGGGCAACCGCGACGCGGAGCTTGCGATAGACGTTTTGGCGTACGCGGCGAGATCGTACATCGGGCAGTTCATGGCGCAAATGGGCGGCTTGGACGCAATCGGGTTCAGCGGCGGAATAGCCGAAAACAACCCGTGGCTCAGGGCTAAGATTCTCGATCCGCTCGCGGGCTTGGGCGTCGTAGTGGACGCGGAGAAAAATTCGAAACTCGTAAAGGCGGAGGGCGTGTTCTCTTCGCCGGATTCAAAAATCAAGGCGGTCGCGGTCGTCGCAAACGAGGAAATCGTGATAGCGCGCGAGGCCGCTGGGTACTTGAAAAAATAA
- a CDS encoding BMC domain-containing protein codes for MANAIGILETQGMVALVKGVDAMLKAASVSLAGQYKDVGSAYMSAAVVGDVASVKAAVEAGATAAGEVGKVCSVHVIARPNENTEAILAPKAASKK; via the coding sequence ATGGCAAACGCAATCGGTATATTGGAAACACAGGGAATGGTAGCCCTCGTAAAGGGCGTAGACGCAATGCTCAAAGCGGCGAGCGTAAGCTTGGCGGGGCAGTACAAGGACGTCGGCAGCGCGTACATGAGCGCGGCGGTCGTCGGCGACGTTGCGTCGGTAAAGGCGGCGGTCGAAGCGGGAGCTACGGCGGCGGGCGAAGTCGGCAAGGTTTGCAGCGTGCACGTAATCGCGCGTCCGAACGAAAACACCGAAGCCATTCTCGCGCCCAAAGCGGCTTCCAAGAAATAA
- a CDS encoding EutN/CcmL family microcompartment protein, with translation MYLAKVIGQVVATQKDDKLRGSRLLVLRPLQIDGEKPAKLVESRSAIVAVDNCGAGTGQIVLFASGSSARQAEGMKALPVDAAVIGLVDSVEAFSQEVFKVEK, from the coding sequence ATGTATCTTGCAAAGGTCATAGGGCAGGTTGTAGCCACACAGAAGGACGACAAGCTCAGAGGCAGCAGACTTTTGGTGCTGCGTCCGTTGCAGATTGACGGCGAAAAGCCCGCAAAGCTCGTCGAGAGCAGGAGCGCGATAGTCGCGGTGGACAACTGCGGCGCGGGGACGGGGCAGATTGTCCTGTTCGCGTCGGGGTCGAGCGCGCGTCAGGCGGAGGGCATGAAGGCTCTTCCTGTTGACGCGGCGGTCATCGGGCTTGTAGACAGCGTTGAGGCGTTTTCGCAGGAGGTTTTCAAAGTCGAAAAATAG
- a CDS encoding aldehyde dehydrogenase has product MGINLDEAALRQIVRGVIEQMGGAQGAQQCRCGGAAPAIVHSTPMNGIFPDAKSAAEAAFDGYKQLCKGGFEARKAVVDIVKSMTVANAKEWGTFEYNETKIGKLEHKIGKLEIVKLVPGVEWIRPDAYSGDHGIMLEEYTPYGVVGAITPVTHSIPTIAGNIINMVAAGNAIVFNPHPGGVKSAVKAISAFNAEIEKRLGIRNLICCVGNPTLESFDAICKSDLVSIMCITGGPGVVKAAMLSGKKSICAGPGNPPVIVDDTVDLNKAAADIIAGGCFDNNLLCIGEKEIFVLESVADAFMRALDAQGAVKIGGSALDRLTDAVFAKKDGRYVLKRDLVGKDPQVLAQAAGVSVSANAPMLYAQTDANHPFVVEEQMMPMIPVTVVKDFDSAVDAAMKAEHNYKHSAIIHSLNVGRMTQMARALNTTLFVKNGPSTCGLGLGGEGYLSYSIATATGEGISNPKTFTRRRRCVMVDNLNIF; this is encoded by the coding sequence ATGGGCATAAATTTGGACGAAGCTGCGCTCAGACAGATAGTGCGCGGCGTAATCGAGCAAATGGGCGGGGCGCAGGGCGCGCAGCAGTGCCGCTGCGGCGGCGCGGCTCCCGCAATAGTGCATTCAACCCCCATGAACGGGATTTTCCCCGATGCAAAGTCGGCGGCGGAGGCAGCGTTCGACGGGTACAAACAACTTTGCAAGGGTGGTTTCGAAGCCCGCAAGGCGGTAGTGGACATCGTGAAGTCGATGACGGTCGCCAACGCGAAAGAGTGGGGCACTTTCGAATACAACGAAACGAAAATCGGCAAGCTCGAACACAAAATCGGCAAGCTTGAAATCGTGAAACTCGTCCCCGGCGTCGAGTGGATTCGCCCCGACGCGTACAGCGGCGACCATGGAATCATGCTCGAAGAGTACACACCCTACGGGGTCGTCGGCGCGATTACGCCCGTCACGCACTCGATTCCCACGATTGCCGGCAACATCATCAACATGGTCGCCGCGGGCAACGCGATAGTTTTCAACCCGCACCCCGGCGGCGTCAAGAGCGCGGTGAAGGCGATTTCGGCGTTCAACGCGGAAATCGAAAAACGCCTCGGCATACGCAACCTTATTTGCTGCGTCGGCAACCCGACGCTCGAATCGTTCGACGCAATCTGCAAGAGCGATTTGGTATCTATAATGTGCATTACGGGCGGCCCTGGGGTCGTCAAGGCGGCGATGCTTTCGGGCAAAAAGTCCATTTGCGCGGGTCCGGGCAATCCCCCCGTGATTGTCGACGACACTGTCGATTTGAACAAGGCTGCCGCCGACATCATCGCGGGAGGCTGCTTCGACAACAATCTGCTTTGCATAGGCGAAAAGGAAATCTTCGTCCTCGAAAGCGTAGCCGACGCGTTCATGCGCGCGCTCGACGCGCAGGGAGCGGTTAAAATCGGCGGAAGCGCGCTCGACAGGCTCACCGACGCCGTGTTCGCAAAGAAGGACGGCCGCTACGTTCTCAAACGCGACTTGGTCGGCAAAGACCCGCAGGTTCTGGCGCAGGCGGCAGGCGTTTCGGTTTCGGCGAACGCGCCCATGCTCTACGCGCAGACCGACGCAAACCACCCGTTTGTGGTCGAAGAACAGATGATGCCGATGATTCCCGTGACGGTTGTGAAAGACTTCGATTCGGCGGTTGACGCGGCGATGAAGGCGGAACACAACTACAAGCACAGCGCGATAATCCACTCGCTGAACGTCGGCAGAATGACGCAAATGGCGCGGGCGCTCAACACCACGCTTTTCGTCAAGAACGGGCCTTCCACATGCGGCTTGGGTCTGGGCGGCGAGGGCTACCTTTCGTACTCGATTGCCACGGCGACGGGCGAAGGCATATCGAACCCCAAGACGTTTACGCGCCGCCGCAGGTGCGTAATGGTGGACAACCTCAACATATTCTAA